The Salmo trutta chromosome 6, fSalTru1.1, whole genome shotgun sequence genome has a window encoding:
- the LOC115195296 gene encoding NK-tumor recognition protein-like — translation ADGWRTPAGETPCGPIPQSAPHATASTAPANYSHWKEKKKAKCKKAKKRKHAKRHRKESIKSKELLVSEGQGLESKPGHLERRSLSLSRSPSAHCRSPGRSALGRAGQSLVTWRGPSPCLGPRPPTDAPQEAVLWVGQAALILLQRLLLLLQVLHTSHSRSRGMSRSYSQSISWYRSRSLSLLRGRKATRSSKKPNMADVIRLKPEASAPGTVKGVETKAKPHPAAPAPGNAPVIPISDSPPSSRWKPGQKPWKPSYPPMGPTTLNTDEKQSTTSNMLKDHPETSHLEKSQVSKTHRYQRHSHSGSYSQS, via the coding sequence GCAGATGGGTGGAGGACCCCAGCAGGAGAGACTCCATGTGGTCCCATTCCCCAGAGTGCTCCTCATGCCACAGCTTCGACCGCTCCAGCCAACTACTCCCACtggaaggagaagaagaaagcCAAGTGCAAGAAGGCCAAGAAACGCAAACATGCCAAGAGACACAGGAAGGAATCCATCAAGAGCAAAGAGTTGCTCGTTTCAGAGGGTCAGGGTCTGGAGTCAAAGCCTGGTCACCTGGAGAGAaggtccctctccctgtctcggTCCCCTTCCGCCCACTGTCGCTCCCCAGGAAGAAGTGCTCTGGGCCGGGCAGGTCAAAGCCTGGTCACCTGGAGaggtccctctccctgtctcggTCCCCGTCCGCCCACTGACGCTCCCCAGGAAGCAGTACTCTGGGTCGGGCAGGCGGCGCTGATCCTCCTCCAGAGACTCCTGCTCTTACTCCAGGTCCTACACACCAGCCACTCCAGGTCTCGGGGGATGTCTAGGTCTTACTCCCAGTCCATATCCTGGTACAGGTCCAGGTCTTTGTCCCTGCTCAGAGGGAGGAAGGCAACCAGATCCTCCAAGAAGCCCAATATGGCTGACGTTATCAGGCTAAAGCCAGAGGCCTCAGCCCCAGGGACAGTGAAGGGTGTAGAGACCAAAGCCAAGCCCCACCCTGCCGCCCCAGCCCCTGGGAACGCCCCGGTCATTCCCATAAGCGACAGCCCCCCTTCCTCACGCTGGAAGCCAGGCCAGAAACCATGGAAACCCTCTTACCCTCCCATGGGCCCCACAACCCTCAATACAGATGAGAAACAGTCCACAACCTCTAACATGTTGAAGGACCACCCAGAGACCTCCCACCTGGAGAAGAGCCAGGTCTCTAAGACCCACAGATACCAGAGACACTCACACAGTGGATCCTACAGCCAGTCTTAG